From the genome of Populus trichocarpa isolate Nisqually-1 chromosome 15, P.trichocarpa_v4.1, whole genome shotgun sequence, one region includes:
- the LOC7462530 gene encoding transcription factor MYB35 — MVRPPCCGKFNVKRGLWTADEDAKILAHVAKHGTGNWTAVPKKAGLQRCGKSCRLRWTNYLSPDLKHDNFTPQEEEMIIRLHAAIGSRWSIIAQQLPGRTDNDVKNCWNARLRKKLSEMGIDPVTHKPFSKILADYGNIGGLVKSGSRIGSLSRDLKNVFALKPEQYNSILPEGISNINSHLMTRMVPRKMEPVQECFLNKFNNDSTNSNHSLDLLDQLQAIKLVTEASSTCAEYQTMLVPNYNILDEGSLSSSTCSTETQENLPTSFRWCDFLLEDQFLPSDPQAEQENAAELSSKDLTNQTQNVIVTSQGQNPNTMKPQCDQIIAEASVGVNGVDLAVQNNSGFGDQVAPSSSQHSSFVETIIDGENKIFLDFPNLLEELFNY, encoded by the exons ATGGTGAGACCTCCTTGCTGTGGCAAGTTCAATGTGAAAAGGGGTCTATGGACTGCAGATGAAGATGCAAAGATACTTGCTCATGTGGCCAAGCATGGAACAGGAAATTGGACTGCTGTTCCAAAGAAAGCAG GACTTCAAAGATGTGGGAAGAGTTGCAGACTTAGGTGGACTAATTACCTGAGCCCTGATCTCAAGCATGACAACTTCACACCCCAAGAAGAGGAAATGATTATTAGGCTACATGCAGCCATAGGTAGCAG GTGGTCTATCATCGCCCAACAACTTCCAGGAAGAACAGACAATGATGTGAAAAACTGCTGGAACGCCAGGCTAAGAAAGAAGCTCTCTGAAATGGGGATAGATCCTGTTACTCACAAGCCATTCTCTAAAATTTTAGCTGACTATGGAAACATTGGTGGCCTTGTAAAATCTGGAAGCAGAATTGGGTCACTCAGCAGAGACCTAAAAAATGTTTTCGCTTTGAAACCAGAGCAATATAATTCAATCCTGCCTGAAGGAATCTCGAACATCAACAGCCATTTGATGACCAGAATGGTACCCCGTAAGATGGAACCAGTTCAAGAATGTTTCTTGAACAAGTTTAACAATGACAGCACTAATAGCAATCACTCACTGGATCTTCTTGATCAGCTTCAAGCCATAAAACTGGTGACGGAGGCCTCTAGTACTTGCGCTGAATATCAAACTATGCTAGTACCTAATTATAATATCCTTGATGAAGGCTCATTATCATCATCTACTTGCTCCACCGAAACTCAAGAAAATTTGCCAACAAGCTTTAGATGGTGCGACTTTCTTCTGGAAGATCAATTTCTCCCCAGTGATCCACAGGCAGAACAAGAAAACGCAGCAGAACTTTCATCCAAGGACTTGACGAACCAAACACAGAATGTTATTGTGACAAGCCAAGGCCAGAATCCGAATACGATGAAACCACAATGTGATCAAATTATTGCTGAGGCTAGTGTCGGAGTCAACGGAGTGGATTTGGCAGTCCAAAACAATAGTGGTTTCGGTGACCAAGTTGCACCATCGTCATCACAACACAGTTCATTTGTTGAAACTATCATAGATGGAGAAAACAAGATATTCTTGGATTTTCCTAACTTGCTAGAGGAACTATTCAACTACTGA
- the LOC7474854 gene encoding uncharacterized protein LOC7474854, which yields MAHSTNHRRILASSLDFDSPINHHPSSTSMDPTLKSKRHPKPTNPDPIVPSSELLFMSKSGLNLKTTQKPTKHLPSPPPNCIDIHLQAKAMTVSADFDACRFSIIKPKHQQPKKKVIGTKVVEKLESKTATAKGDESSKDQRVKKLSSKDQQQLDNRKKAEEFAGVNETKSKEVVTSTVKDKKEVKAHHDLLEWNDMNKSMPSVSLTGRRRSFCGSQVELTDFLASNGAKIVSVDMPPFMQIHAIRCARNTCDSLEKFTSRTLASTLKKEFDKTYGPAWHCIVGSSFGSFVTHSVGGFLYFSMDQKVYILLFKTTVQRAD from the exons ATGGCACACAGCACCAACCACAGGCGCATCTTAGCATCATCCCTAGACTTCGACTCCCCCATTAATCATCATCCATCATCAACATCCATGGATCCCACTCTCAAAAGCAAAAGGCACCCCAAACCCACAAATCCAGATCCCATTGTACCCTCTTCCGAACTTCTTTTCATGTCAAAATCAGGCCTAAATCttaaaacaacccaaaaacccACCAAGCACCTACCCTCACCGCCACCTAATTGCATAGATATCCACTTGCAAGCCAAAGCCATGACTGTCTCTGCTGATTTTGATGCTTGTAGGTTTTCAATCATCAAACCGAAACACCAGCAGCCCAAGAAGAAGGTTATTGGAACAAAAGTAGTGGAAAAATTAGAGAGCAAAACAGCAACTGCGAAGGGAGACGAATCATCTAAAGATCAAAGGGTCAAGAAACTGTCATCTAAAGATCAGCAGCAGCTGGACAATAGGAAGAAAGCTGAAGAGTTTGCAGGAGTGAATGAAACGAAATCCAAGGAAGTGGTAACTTCTACGGTGAAAGATAAAAAGGAAGTGAAGGCTCATCATGATCTACTTGAATGGAATGATATGAATAAGAGCATGCCATCAGTTTCATTGACAGGAAGGAGGAGATCCTTTTGTGGGTCTCAAGTAGAGTTGACAGATTTTCTTGCAAGCAACGGTGCTAAAATTGTTTCAGTTGACATGCCACCATTTATGCAGATCCATGCTATTCGTTGCGCCAGGAATACTTGTGATAGTCTTGAGAAGTTCACCTCCAGGACCCTTGCATCCACCCTCAAGAAg GAGTTTGACAAGACATATGGGCCGGCTTGGCACTGCATTGTGGGGTCAAGTTTTGGGTCTTTTGTGACGCATTCAGTTGGGGGATTTCTATATTTCTCCATGGATCAAAAGGTGTACATCTTGTTGTTCAAGACAACAGTACAAAGAGCAGATTGA